The genomic region GCATTACCTAACCTGGATTCTGGTTGACAGCTCCTGATTGGTGCCCTCTGCATATATAGTGTCAGGATGTGGAATCCTGAAATCAGCGCCTTGCCTTCTCTTAGGCTTTGAAGCATTTTTGTCTGTGCTCCCTGATCTTCAGGTCACCACCATGAAGTTCTTAGCAGTCCTGGTACTCTTGGGAGTTTCCATCTTTCTGGTCTCTGCCCGTAAGTAAAGATTCTTACCTGAATATAAGTTTTGTgggaatatacataaaatatctcCTCTAAAGATGTGGGCTTATGGTTGCTTAGAATGTGCTTTTTTACCTCTCCTAACTTGTTCTAACACCATTTTGACTGACCGTTCAAGATGGAGATGGTTATCCTTAGGCTCTTCTTAATTCAGTCAGATCTTAATTCAATAATACCTTGGAACCCAAGTTTATTGTTACTGTTAGTAAAATATGTTTAAGAAGGTAAACAGAGGTTGATTTCAGGAAAGGAAAAATGACCACATATTAGGTTTTTATTGGTTTTCATGGGTTTTGTCTTATCTGTGCACTTGTTCTTCCTCAACTGGTACACCAAGGACTGAGGGTCTTCCATTGTAAAGTCTGGAATATTGTCCATATTCTCTCTTACCTCCATCCTCCAAACTGGTATTCAGCTAacatcttatttttccttcttctctttcagaGAGTCCGACAACAGCTGCTCCAGCTGACACATATCCAGCTAGTGAGTCTGCACTTGAATGTCATCTCTTTCCTGCAATAACCACTTTCCACTTTCCCAGCCTCATGGGAACCACTTTCCCAGCCTCATGTCAAACAGCCAGTTTCCATGTGGATAGTCTTGGTTATAAGGAATCCTAAGCAAAAGCCTGTGAAAGCTatattcctgattttaaaattcaccaCAAACATAGTGAATCTGCTTATTTCTTATACATTCTTAGAATATATGAAATCTAGGACATAGACTTATACAAATGTGGAattattattcattgtttttcaGCAGAAGGCACAAGAGCATGAGGTCTGATGTTGTAGCCTGAGAATTTTTGAGAGATGCCTCTAATAAATGGAAGGACTGAATATACAGCCAGTGTCAAAAAGAGACCAGTGGGTCTCAGAATTTGAAGTGATATGAAAATAAGTCCATTTGGATCACAAGTGAGGGTGGTGTGTGGGATGTGGAGTGCAGGGGTCAGGTCTAAGCTTTACTCTTTGTAATGGTCTATATTCCTTATTCCCAGGCTGATGTTTGTTTCCCTTCTCTAACCTGAAAACGAAGGTGGTAGATCAAAGCCTTTAGTCATTCTTGGGCTTCTCCCAAAGTGTTCTTCACATTCtgtactgtgtgtgtgttgtgcccATGCACAAGTTAAGGGGGTCTGTCTTTATCCTTCACATCTTGGGAATTTACATCCTTTGGTCACCAGGGCATTAGCTTTAGTCAGACCTCACATATATTTTTCCTGCCATGTGAggccccatttaaaaaatattttctctcttaaacAAAGCCTGAGACAGCATGGATAGATTGTGGGTTTGGAGGTGGAGCTACTTATTTGTTGAGGTGAGTCTAACTCACAAATGTGGGGCCTGACTCTTGATCCTTATCAATAGCTCTGGTGTAAGGTCtagagagagagataattttCAGAACTCTTACCCAGTCCCCTTTGTACATATAGTAATTGATGGGGCATTTTTGTTACTATCAGAAGTGTACTAATTTCTCCTGTTATATCTAATGTGGCTCTCACAATTACCTCTCTAATAACAGAGTCCAAGCTGTCACAGAGGGTGAGACAAATATGGCTCTTTTCTTTCTAGAACCTGATAGAAGATATCTTACTGCACTTTAAGACAGGAGATACATGTATCTAAGATGTATCTAAGATGAGATACATCTTCTTAGtctgcctcctccttccctctagAGTTCATCCCTTTACTCATCCTCATTCATACTACATTGGAATGTATGCTGTCTTAGGTTATTCTGTGGGAAGGCATCAGAATGTCAGGCTACTAGAGATTTCCTTATTGCTTCTGAGCAGTAGTCCCTGTGAATAGGAACACTCATGGCCTTGGTCTTTTGTGCTCATACCTGGGACAAAGTACTTGCTTGTCTCTTTAATCAGTGTCATTGCCCTTGGAGGAAAATCCCAAATTCTTTCTCTCCCAGCAAAGACAAGACAGGGAAGGATAAAGCACAAGGAAAGTGGGCAGGTAGGCTAAAGGTAAGACAGAACTGATGACAGATTTGCAGAGATGAATTCAGGATGAGGAATGTATGTCCACTCCTGGGTGGGATAAATTTTGTTCCAGAAGGAGTCAGTCTCACCTAGAGCTTTCCTTCTAATTTCAGCTGGTCCTGCTGATGATGAAGCCCCTGATGCTGAAACCACCACTGCCGCAACCACTGCGACCACTGCTGCTCCTACCACTGCAACCACCGCTGCTCCTACCACTGCAACCACCGCTGCTTCTACCACTGCTCGTAAAGGCATTTCAGGTAGCAAGACTCCTCCATCTGTGTGCTTCTTTTATATGGCTCCTTGATTCCTTGGGTTCTCTATTTTCACAGAGACTCTATTTTTGAGGTCAGGGAGACCTCTTCTTTACACTGTTCTCTAAATCCTTGTAGTTTCTAAGTCAAGTCAACAGATAAATATCAGGAGGTTACATGACTCCTAGGTTACCAATATTACCTGAATGGATCTTGAAATATTGGCATTTATTAAGGAAAACTCTTCCTTAGTAGAAACATCATTGGAAAGACCAAAATAAGTATTTCCATGAAGCTAGGTAACtgcttattattatcattttttaaaatcaggtagtgtgtgtgtgtgtgtgtgtgtgtttaaatcaggCAATTTAAAAATCAGGTAATCAAGTAAAATCTTTGTTTCCTTTAGAGAATTTTCCTGAAATAGAAAATAGCTTAACAATGAATGATTTTACAATCTTTCTTGAGGCAGATTATTTTGAGTGCTATTCAGGGTATTTCTGGGGTTTTGGACATTCATTGAGGATCAATGTACATTCCTCCTATTCTGGGTTCACTTTTTCTTGACCTTTAACTTTCACGTAGTGTTAATTACAACATTTATTCAATCGGAACGTATGCCAGGAACCGTgtcataaaatttacatatatattataatttaaatatcacagtcattatatgaaataaacattttaaagatgaggaaatggaagagtTGCAATGAGAAATTTTCCTTTGAGCACacaggcagaaagaaaaaggaaattgcaCTCAAACAAATGGAGAGTTACAATGAGAAACTTACCTTTGAGCACACgggcagaaagaaaaaggattcaAATTACACCCATACAATCAAAGTCCCTAAGAAACTTTCTTCAGATATTGCTTTATACTTTTTCATGTCTGAATCAGTGCTTGCAACTCTGTCAATAATCTGTAAAGTAGACTGTGAGTGGGAAAATGGCTTTTCTCTCTTATCAGAAGAAGGCTGGATCTCTGTGCCATATTATAGGAAAACTCATACGTATTGACTTTCTTCTAGGTCTCTCTAAAGTTCCAACCTACCTGGGCTTCTGTCTAGGGCTATATTTCCAAAATCTTTAAGGACAGGAATTGGTTGTTTATCTTCCCGTAATTACAATCCCATGTTCCTTTCGAATCCCCTGAGTTTAGTTGACATTTGACACTTGTTAGTTCCCTCAGATTCTGAAGAATAAATCCACATTCTTCATCCTTTGTGGAAGCCTCttgacaatatttttttctcttgcagttTTACCCAAATGGCTTCAGGATCTCCTGAATGGTAGAGGGCCTCCCTGAGATGGAATCAGCTTGAGTCTTCAGCAATTGGTCACAACTATTCACGCTTCCTGTGATTTCATCCAACTACTTACCTTGCCTACTATATCCCCTTTATCTCtaatcagtttattttctttcaaataaaaaataactatgaGCAACATAAAAATGGTATTTCTTAAGGGCTATGGGGTGGTTGTCCAGTGTTTAGACAATCCAAGTGACAGACACTTCAGATTTTACCTAATACTTCCTTGTGTTCCTACTAATAACTAGACTTCctatttattttggtttcttttttaaataagacaCTAGTTTTGGGCATAATACTAAAGACTAGAGATTTCTTTAACATGGATAGACTAATCAATACTTACTAGGTACAAATGTTCAGTTTGATTCTGCCAAACTCTCCTATCAActgacagaatttttttcttacctgtaaTGACTTAGCATGTGtggtaagaaagaagaaaggaactcCTGGCATCTGGGTACTGGTTTGACACAGCCAAGTTTCAGAGTTGTTAGAAGGTGACTGGATGCTTACAGTTAGGCAATGGTGTTTTCCTGTTGGACACAATCTCACAAAATACCAGCATCAGACAAGGCCATTCAGTGACTGATGAAttgagagtaaaaagaaaaaccaatgcaTATTTTTTTAAGCACAGACAAAACCGGAGTTAGTGTGCAAACCATAGAATACTAAACATTCCTCTCTCTCATTCAGTGGTTGCTGCTTCATTATGAATTATAGGTTAAGCTTCACTGTAGTCTGCCCTCCTTTTAGATACTGTTTATCAACACACCTAATCTTAGCATTATTTGTGT from Pongo pygmaeus isolate AG05252 chromosome 10, NHGRI_mPonPyg2-v2.0_pri, whole genome shotgun sequence harbors:
- the MUCL1 gene encoding mucin-like protein 1, whose translation is MKFLAVLVLLGVSIFLVSAQSPTTAAPADTYPATGPADDEAPDAETTTAATTATTAAPTTATTAAPTTATTAASTTARKGISVLPKWLQDLLNGRGPP